The genome window acataaacatAATAGTGAAGTTTCTGAATAAactgaaattttttgaattatagAGAAAGAGTGAATGTTGGAAGTTGAAAAAACAACACATAAAGAGAACAGATGAAAAGAATCGATTTTTTggatttttaaaaaaaacataaatgTGTGTGGGCGGGTAAACAATAAATggacatttttaaatagtCACGTGATGGTTTGAaagttttttatttcttgaaATATCGAAATAAGAACTATCagagatgagatgagatgagataaGACTGttataagaataatatatatattggtGGTTTCTTTTTGTAAGCAAGCAGGTTCCGGTGTTAAGAAAGGGAAGCTCAGATAACTGTCTCATTGTTCCTATCATATACATACCATATATACGCATACAAATATGACTTCTTTTGTAAATTCTACTGAACAAGCTACCAAATCTgttaatgatttattatcaagTTTATTACCAGGTGCTacgaaattaaaaataaatagtaataatattagaagTGAGAGTACGAAAGGTTCCAAAGCTAAACTGATTGATCgtaatttgaagaaaaatattgaaataaaagaaagagaTGTCTATaagattaaaaaaaaaaaaaaactaattgaacaaaaagaatttaaaatcaacaaagtaaaagaattgaaattagAACAAAATGCTAAATTAAGtatattaaagaaacaCAAGTCGGAAGGTACTTTAACCAAAAAggagaaaaaatatttgagaGCAGTTAGtgatcaaaatattaataagGCAAAATCATGGgattttgatgaagatgagaaagaagaattacaaaatgttcaaaatgaaattatgaattttatgaagagtaataataattatgaTAAAcataaaagaagaagatcaaagaaaaaacaattcaaagaagaaatttcCGCAAAGAAGCAACTCAATGTCGATCATAGATATCCTGGTTTAACTCCAGGCCTGGCACCAGTCGGATTaagtgatgaagaagattcaagtgaagaagaaaaaggtTTTTGAAACTATATGTGtctaaattatatatatttattcaaattaaaaaaaaatatacatacaCAAAAGATATTTCATAAGCATATATAGTGAAATATTACTAtagataaatttattttagttCCACAATTAGCTTGAAGGAGTTTGACCAATCTCAAAGTAAATTTGTCTCGTGTCGATACCTTTCTTACGGATGATTCTCTTTGGATCGTCTAACGTATCTAATAACTCAGTTAATACATTATTCTTCATGCTTTGAGAGTAATTTATTGGAACGCTGAGGGCAATTAATTGCAATAATTGCATCGTCAGTAATCTTACTCTTACGTTATTAGTATTagattttttcaaaagtttcaaCAATAATGGAACCAATGTATGGAAATATTTCGTAGTTAAAACAGAATTCTTTTCACAAACACTGTTTAAAGTTTCTAGGgatgatattttaacaTCAGCATTTTGCATCTTTAAAGCTTCCAATAACATTGGTACCAATTCTTGTATAActaattctaataataagtTAGGAAcatgttttaaaatcatcGAAAGTGCCGTCAGATAGttacttttaatatttagATCAGTGactaatttatatttggaaACAATTTCTGGGAAAACATAGTTAAAAAACTTTTGCTTATAAAGGACTTTAACATTATTGGACCGTGAAATACCCTTCTTGCTACAATAGGAACCGATATCTACTACAAatacttcaaataatttagcAACAAAGTCACCCACTTTgtcattttctaataagTTAACAAATTTTTCCAAAGGTCCGGctgaatattttgaatttttgataaCTAGAGCCTTTGTAATCCACGTCAGAATCTCCAAATTAATAGAAGACAAATTGCTCCAATCAAGATTATCAAGGCTATCACTGACATATTTTTCATCTAACCATTTATTGGACATGACCATTAGAAGTTCTAAGTAACCTAGTTTGTtaaattgaacaatttcATCGGAATGTTTTTGTAATAAGATAATGCAAGACTCGAAATATTTGTCGCAATTATTGAACTTACAGTCTTTATCTAAACCTGAGATTAATTTCGTGTATGGAATGACTAATCTAGAATgtttgttaaaaatttggTATTTTTCTATGAAAAGATCATTAATCTTTTCTAAAGCTGACTGGTGACCTGATCTATCACTGCTTgcattaatgaaaaataagGCAATCGACAAAAGATTCAAATTATgattatcatttaaaattgaagaattattgaTTAGGGTGGATAATAATCTATCCTCGATTGTGttcttaatttctttaccttcttcatctttaatcaaactaatattattttccaGTAAAGTATATAGAGCAGTGATTagaataaaacaataattatttgaattctcTAGAGGTGCAAtttcatataatttttcacaAATTCCATATATAGACTCCTTAACTAAACAATGTCTTGACGTAGTATAAtccaaaattattttcaaaattaattctttttcaatgGTTTTGCCCTCACTTAAATTAATCGTTgcatttatttcatttggtAGTAAAGAAAGCATCCtctttaatgaaatttcatatACTATTGGTTCATAAATATCACTTATTACTTTTAACCCTTCCAAACAAGCATAGTATATgttcttatttttatcttctaGAATTGTTTCAGATAGATATTGAACTATTAAAGACACTTCTTCCTCTGAGAGGAATTCTTTCATTTTGATCATTTTAGTAAACTGAACTATTGACAGTGTCCTCAATGTAACTTCGACCTCAGAACTTCCTGTTAAAGCTTTTCCCAGTATCATTAGGATTTCATCCTTATATGGAGTTAAAGAGCTTTCTATTACAGTGTTATTCAGCATATCTTTTTCTGCACTGCCATAAACAGCAATATATGAGTCGAAGAAAAACGATAagttcattattatcagttttaattgatttgtTTCAGAAgtattttgaagaaataacGGAAGAGAATTGGTTATAACTTTGTTAAATGATTGAGCATTTACGGAACCCAATGCAGATAGTACAGTAGAGCTTTGTTTAAGATCCTTGTTGTATTTAAAGTTTGGTTTTAATTCTCCTAAAATGtagttgaaaaatttattaaatgcaTTGATGTCGAACTCGGACAAAACTCGAGCTAATGATATCACAATATTAATGGCTAGTTGATAATTGGAGACATCTGAGTTTATATTGACATTTCCTGGTATGATGGTTGCTAATCCAACATCTCCACCCTCACTGTTACGcattaattcaaatttaatggCATTCCACAATGGTACATATTCTGTCAAACAATATTTTGCTCCAAAGTTATTAATACACTCATTCAAGGCACTTAAAGTATCTGATTTAACAACAGTCGAAGAAGCTTTGAGTTTATCAGTTAGATTACTGAAAGCATCGGCAGCAAATAATGGAGTCGAAGCAATTGTTGATTGAAGGGCACTTTTTAGATCTTCTGCAGTGATTTTGTATGGATCATCTTTTGGAGGTCTGAATGTGATTGGAAAATAGCAAAATAATACATCAAATAAGTCTTCAGCAAATTGCtcaatgtttttaaaatttgtagttattgttttattgattttgaagGATAACAACAAATTTCTTGGATCCTTCTCACCGTTAGCGATATGTAAAAATGTACTAACAAATAATTCCAAAAATTTTGGATCCTCCTTCATTTCAATCTTGTACTTTTCGATTATATTGgacaatatcaaaaaagtTTGGTATCTAGTCGGAGTAAGAAATTTAGATGGTTCATATTCATTGctaataatatttagtAAAGTTGAGATTTCCAACATAGAAACTGAGTCCATTGttgttaatgaattaaaacCACTTAAAATCTCAGTCATATTGTTCAActcatcaatttttgattggtagaaattaaatatgacattcaattcattttttttaagaGTTGCACTTGAtaaattgttcaaaatatttgaaaggCAATGTAACGATTGCTGTCTTTTTTTCTCATCCTCAGATATgaattcatttttcaaattaataataacatcCAATATCTTAAAATCACCTGAATTGATTGCATTGGCGATAGAAGAACCTAGTTCATcagttttttctttgttaaTATCTATATTAGCTAGATATGAATCCactaatgattttaatatcatatttAAACTCGCAGATATGTATATTACTCTGCTCTATTGATTGACTATTATCGCTCtataaagatattgatCATATACACgattatataattatttatatacttatatcAATTTCCagattttacaattttttttacgATGACTAAGATAAATTCTTTACACCGGACACCGTataaattctttgaatataaatttatgaTTGAATTGACAAGATCAATATTCTCCTAACCGATGAATGCAGCTAATATGTTATTCTGAATACATAAACTTTTAGTAATTGACATTTAAAAACGAAGAGCTGGTACATTTAGCATAAAAAGAACTAATAACAGAAAATTGGATACCTGTTGGAGAAGAGTTATTCAAGTGCAGATACATCTCTATGAGCCTATTTTTTAAGTTATTCTTTTCTCTCCGGACCTGAGTCATATCTATTCATAACTTGATCATTGGTATTATTTACTggtttttttaaaaataaactaCATAGCTTGTTTATCGTTATGCTCGCAAATTGTAAAGTATTTGTGAATAGCGTCAACCTACGAACAAATAGTCATAAGGTGAGTTTATGAttcattttaattttgGAGAATACACATGGCCAAGATCTATTTTCTGTCATTGCTATATGTTGAATAAAccaatatcatttaatcTATCCTTCTAAATGCTCATATTTAATACACATTAAGTTTGTTGTTACAGGCtttaaaaaaatcttttgtaatttaatttcatcacTAGCAATGATCTGACGATAAAGAATTGCTTTATAATTCGTCTCATCATCTCTTTTGTGGCTTTGAATGTCTTGcaattgtaaaattaaccacttttttttgtttccaATTGTTGACATTATtttacatttatattttttagtCTCAGTTTTGGGTTTTGTTGCTGATAATGGCAATTGGAGGTTAAGTACATtgacaaaaaatataaacagTGTTATATACAGTAAAGCTAGtcttaaaatatgttaatGGTACTaaacataaaaataaaaaatatgctaaaattctattaaatattgactttataaatttattaattattagGTTAAGATTACTGATCAGAATTTGAGTTatcataatattaaaaacttAAATCTGAAACATATCTTTAATGAACGAATCTAATTCAATAGGGTTACACTCATTGATTGGGTCATTAAAATCTGTTGAAATATCGTTACTGTTATTCGAAAATGGCATTTGAGTAAGAATATTCTGaagaaaattatcaaaattaacGTCTGTTTTTCTGTGATAATTGTTCATTTCTTCAGaattaaaaacatttcCATGCATACGATTGTCAGGCTTAGATTCCATATCTGTTGGTAAGgaaaattcatttatattgAGATTTTCAAGAGACTCTTGTTTAGTACTTTTTTTTGCAGAATCAGAATCAAAGATCCTATGAGATGAAGGAAGCTTATTAGAAtatgttatatttatatcagGGTTTGCTCCAAAGCGACCACTAACTTCATCCTTTTCTTTCATGTTAGTATCAAGATTATGGTCATCGGAATGGTCCTTAGCCAAACTTaatgttttcaaattcagCTTTTCAAAAAGTCTATTTAATAGGCAATATGTTCTATTTGCTGCCGCACTAGAATCTTTCAGCTCTAGTAAAACGCTCCTACCGATTTCAATCTCATTGACGATGGCGTAGTATTCTTGTGCTTCTTCTTTGCTCGTAGGATGCACTTGTTGCacataatataataaaccagcaatagaaaaaaaaactGTATATACACCATACCAATAGGCATCCGGTAATAAGTTATTCGACATGAGTAGTTGAACCAACTGCATAACATTCCTAGATACCGCTATTGATTTCCTAGCAATTTCATATGGTCCTATATTTGATGGAACTCTCAAATTCCTTGATAGGTAATGGATAAATGGCCtatataaaatcaattggACCTGTAAATAAGATAGATGTAATAGTTTGTTAGCTCTCTCATATTTTTGTGGGACATCGACTGCTCCAGGTTTTAACTCGTGGGGCAAACTATCTGCCCACTTCCGCAACTTATTCTCTAATGATATAACGGTATTCTCTGTTATTGAACgattttttttcttaatgGAATATAATCTCTGCACGATATCTGCTAGAATCAAGTATAACTTGGTGTGATAATTTGCTATGCTAATGCTTGATAATTGTTGGCCTTCTTGTTCTGAGAGATATCCATTTTCTGTTATACATTCGTctgaaatttcaattggCAATTCCTGATCAAAGTCGTCTTCGGATAAAGATCTCGGAAGACCCATCATGGAATTAACGTAGACGTCAAGTTTATATATGGTGTAGAAAATCCTTTTTCTCATCTCAATTTCAATTGGATTTAATGTGGTATTGTTTGGGTCTACCCTTCGATGATACCCTTCTTTTAAAGCAGCTCTTAGAGCAGCTCCAATATATGAGTAGCAGGTAGTTAATCTTGCTGAACATtgacaaaaaaataataatataataattgtCTGGATGGAATGTCTTCCTCTTACATTTGTCATGTCAATTAGTTTTCTTGAAGCAATGAAAAACTTATACCCTTCATCCTGAATCAGAGATGATCGCATTTGAACATCAACAGAGCCCATACCATCAATTAGCTTATATTCGTTAAATTTAGATTTCAAACTTTCATCTAGATAGGTAGCCCCCACatttaaatcttttgaaaattttgagGTTGAATTTCTATCCTTTTTGTCttcataaaataaaatccCAACTGCGATGGTCGCATAACACAAGGGTAAAAACTTTATCTGTTCTTCTGTATAATCATCTGGATCGGTCTCATATAGGGCATCAAgctttttcaaaaaactAGGTCTATGATAAAATCTGAACAGTACACAACAGTTTTCCCAAGTATAGGATATAAAATGGAGAACGACATTTTTGGGTggtaaaattatttttatttccCTTCCTATTTGGCTGTGAGCTGAATCGTCTATATTTTCCACAACATCATAGTGAGTTATTGAAGGTGGGACATGacttgaaattttatttgaactATTCACTTCGGGTAGTTGCCCATATTGTGATAAAGTCTCATTTAGAATACTAGTAAATTGCAAACGTAGCCCATCATTCttattcttattatataatgCGGCAAACGTTTCTATATCCACCGAGTCTGGATCTGGCAATTGTTCGAACAAATCAgacaataaaaatttatatttgtcaATTGCttgttttaattcttttgcATCCAAATTTTTCAGCAAGTTAGATTTCCTTTTATTAGATGACGTACTggaatttaaatttgtcTTTGCAAACGTTAATGTAGATTTACCAAGACCCTCTCTCGAGTTTACTTTTTTTGATGAGTTATTTGAAGACGTAACAGTTTGGTTTAGTTTTTTACTGAAACCACTAGTATTATGATTGGTGTTATTTTTCTTGACAGGTTGATCATAGCTACATTTATATGAATAAACAGTGCAATGTATGCATGGGTTTTGCCCATCACATTTTACCTTCTTTTTCCGACACTCATCACAAGCTCTAGTGACCCTCCTTCTCTTTTTCTGCGTCACACTAGCAACGTTAGACAACTTATTAGaattcatataatttaattcaaatttttgacTACCATCATTCGACGGGATAGCTTTCAGTTGTATTTGATTTGAAAAGTCATCTAGTGTAATTCCCTTAACCTCATCCGAAGTCCCCTGCAGTCGTCTGGGACTAACTTTTTTCTGATTCATTCTTAATACCTTATCACTAGTAAGATGAGTAAGCTTCAAGAGTGATGAAGGTAATTACCtatatcttcaatttttccCTTATCAAACTGTTGAATTAATATAGTACCTAAAAGCCAGAAAGCCAAGACAACAAGCTCATAGATTCTTATTGCATCTCATAATTAAACTAAAATGATATGGCTCAAAAGTATGGatattatttctataaaaatatttacaattcaGTTTCCAAAATACtgtatcattattattaatatctaCAGGAACATCGGTGGTACAGGGAAGTATCAATTAACactttgaaaaaaaaaagaaactcTGGCAGCATTGCCCATTTGGTATACCTACGGGTACTTCTAAGCGAAATACAATTGTACTTAATCAGTTATCAAGAATGTACATACACTATActtactttttttttctttttttcaaaactttTTTGAGTTTACACAGATGTCGTTGCAGGAATTCTTCGGGaagtttttttctttttactGTTTTTACTGTTTTCGTCgcttttattaaatgtGCACGCTAATTAgaaatttaacaatttcgAAACACtacttatatatttccaattaaaaaaaactTTGGTTAACTACTTTCTCTTGATTATAATCGAATGCCATTCAATCTTAGCACGCCATCTGTTTACGAATGTGGTAGCTGTATTATTCAGCTTATGTTACGCATCATCATCACCATAACTCTTAAGCAAAggaataaaaatattcgATTTGGTTAAATAAACGCAGTTTATAGAGATCAAAAAATGGAGAAGTAGATACATTTGgactttttatttatttattgaaaaccGCCAGGGAAgttgttaataatattaaaaatgtaaaCAGTAGAATATTCCTTAACAGAAACTACGAAAATTTATGTTATTCGGTACCAAgtgaaattttattgtattGGAGATGTTCGGTAACTAAATGGAAGTTGAACCGCAATTAGTTTCTACGAAgacaatttttattatcttgCATTATATTGAATTGATTCAAATCAACGCTATGaatatttgttttgaaaatatataatctgttttgtaaatatataattttttttatgcTATTGTCCTATGTTAATTTTGGTTATATATGTGATTATTATTTCACACTATCGATTGATTCAAAGTCGTCATTCTTGCGAAGTATCATTACAAGTTAAGAGATTTTATTGAAGTTTCAAACTTGTTTTTCCCATATATTCTGAACGTAACAGTCATATATacaaaactaaaaaaaaataaaaacaaaaaaacaacaacaacatcGCATTCATATACATAAATTGACTTTATTATACTAGGTTCtgcatttatattaataacatcggataatattttcaattacaaACCACAACATAGGTAAGGTATTGGCCAAAATACTTTCAAATCACAAATCAAACTATGGTCCCAATGGATTTTACTTCAAATACAATCGGTTTAAAAAGTCATTATAaccaacaacaacaacaacattTGATTAATACTATAATCTCCACACTTTCCGCACCAGAAAAATATACGAATGTCTCAAGAGATCATTCAAATGACTCGAATTCAGCAGTTGAAGTTCAAGCATATGCTAAGCTATCCGGTAATAAATGGACgtattatattaaagatttagaaatatCCATCGGCAGAGACACTGCAGATGAGAATAAAAACATCACTTCAAAAGTACATGTGGATTTGGGTCCCGCTAAGGTGGTCTCGAGACACCATGCCCAgattaaattcaatatgCAAAATGGTGGATGGGAATTACATTTATATGGAAGAAATGGTGCTAAAgtcaatttcaaaagagTATCACCAAAGCATTCTCCAATTGCTATAAGTTCTGGTTCGATCATTGATATTGGTGGAACTCAAATGATGTTCATTTTACCAGATCAAGAACCACTGGTTATTCAAACATATTTACATTACTTGATACCTAAACTTTCATCACATTATGATGTTTCCGGTAAAGAAGattctaaattattaaatgatcTGATTAAAAATTCCgattattataaaaacaatataaacaatattcaagaatatattaaaaaaattattccaAATTCACATGCTCTGACCAATTCTCACGGAAATATCCGTAGTGATAACTCTCAAGGTTTGGATAGTAATCAGGAAAACAACGCAAAGTCATTAGATTTTTCATCGAGTTTAGCGCTTGATGAAAACAAACATATCAAACCACCACATTCATATGCTACCATGATAACACAAGCTATATTATCGACAGAAGAGGgaattatttctttatcCGATATTTATAGATTCATTTCTTCGAATTATTCATATTACAGATTTGCTAAAACGGGATGGCAAAACTCTATTAGACATAATCTATCTTTGAATAAAGCATTTGATAAAGTTCCAAGAAAGCCAAACGAACCAGGAAAAGGTATGAAATGGAGAATTAGTGAGGACTACCgtaatgaatttttgaataaatgGAATACTGGAAAGATATCCAAGATAAGACGCGGATCATCAGTTGCTAGACAACTACAATTACATATGTCCAAATACAGTACATTGCCTGCTCAAAAAGGAAGTTCTCCTCAAATTAATGAATCTACATCACTACAGCCAGCTTCAAGAACACTTCTACCAATGACAAACTCTAATAACCAACCAAATGGCCTTTCATTAGGACAAAGAACCAACTTACTGACACCggaatatttaaagaatacCCCAATGCCAATGaaacaacagcaacatcCTATTACGAAAGGCGGTACTCACAATCCTACCAATAGTGCTTTAGTTTCTTTTACTGCATCTTCAAATTTGGTTCCTCCAGCAAATCACGCATCAAACCATTCATCTATAAATATCCCAACCACCAATTTAATGGATTTCAATTCTGCATATCTAAGACCAAACGCTTTGCCATCAATTTCTACGAAACCATTACCTTCCACCATAGCGACATTACTACCCACCAATGCCAATGCTTTTCAGTCACAAAACATATATTCTAAAAAAGCAGGAAGCATATCACCAACAAACAACCCATTAATGAATTCTCCATCAAAGAGTTTCCATATAACAGCCATTGAAGCATATACACCTGAGAGAGGCTCTACTGTGACAACTAGCAAATCTCCAGCACGTAATAATAATCACTTAGAAACTGTGAACGTGTTAGATGATAGAAAGTTATATATAGGAAGTGATAAAAACTTATTAGTTCCACCAGCTAATTTCAATTCACAGTCTATTGATAAAAACCCAAATGAGAACGATGCATCGAAATCATGGGGCTTAAACCAATATAATCCAATTCATAATAGAATCACTCCAAATGGAATAACAGCCCAATCCAATAATAGCACTGTACCAGCCATAGATATTAACTCATTGACTAACAATtgaagtattttttttttgataatgaaataatttacATATACAAGTCTGCCAAACTTATTTGCAAGACTACCTGAGATAGAACTActaatgaaaaagaattgtCATCATTGAAGCTGCTCTGCAAATGTGCACtcatattaaaatataatttttgtgAATATAGAAAATGATACAACGATACAACCACATaactataaatatatatgaatataataatgtaGAGATATACTTTTAGACGCTTTAAACAATCTATATAGACATATCTTGAATATTACTATTCAAGATACTGTAACCATCACAACGTCGCACTATGAACATTCTTCTGCTTGCAATTGACTgttttttgtaatatttcAGTTTGAGGAACGCAATTTCCCGTTTAGTGCACTATTTCCAGCGCCTCCAGTCTATACTCAAAAGTGCGTCTTTTTGTGGTTTATTTGCACAACAACAAACAATGCGAAAAACTCAGAAAATCAACAAATCATAAGTGTGACTGCAACACCCAAACAT of Tetrapisispora phaffii CBS 4417 chromosome 6, complete genome contains these proteins:
- the FKH1 gene encoding forkhead family transcription factor FKH1 (similar to Saccharomyces cerevisiae FKH1 (YIL131C) and FKH2 (YNL068C); ancestral locus Anc_2.230); amino-acid sequence: MVPMDFTSNTIGLKSHYNQQQQQHLINTIISTLSAPEKYTNVSRDHSNDSNSAVEVQAYAKLSGNKWTYYIKDLEISIGRDTADENKNITSKVHVDLGPAKVVSRHHAQIKFNMQNGGWELHLYGRNGAKVNFKRVSPKHSPIAISSGSIIDIGGTQMMFILPDQEPLVIQTYLHYLIPKLSSHYDVSGKEDSKLLNDLIKNSDYYKNNINNIQEYIKKIIPNSHALTNSHGNIRSDNSQGLDSNQENNAKSLDFSSSLALDENKHIKPPHSYATMITQAILSTEEGIISLSDIYRFISSNYSYYRFAKTGWQNSIRHNLSLNKAFDKVPRKPNEPGKGMKWRISEDYRNEFLNKWNTGKISKIRRGSSVARQLQLHMSKYSTLPAQKGSSPQINESTSLQPASRTLLPMTNSNNQPNGLSLGQRTNLLTPEYLKNTPMPMKQQQHPITKGGTHNPTNSALVSFTASSNLVPPANHASNHSSINIPTTNLMDFNSAYLRPNALPSISTKPLPSTIATLLPTNANAFQSQNIYSKKAGSISPTNNPLMNSPSKSFHITAIEAYTPERGSTVTTSKSPARNNNHLETVNVLDDRKLYIGSDKNLLVPPANFNSQSIDKNPNENDASKSWGLNQYNPIHNRITPNGITAQSNNSTVPAIDINSLTNN
- the RRT14 gene encoding Rrt14p (similar to Saccharomyces cerevisiae YIL127C; ancestral locus Anc_2.234): MTSFVNSTEQATKSVNDLLSSLLPGATKLKINSNNIRSESTKGSKAKLIDRNLKKNIEIKERDVYKIKKKKKLIEQKEFKINKVKELKLEQNAKLSILKKHKSEGTLTKKEKKYLRAVSDQNINKAKSWDFDEDEKEELQNVQNEIMNFMKSNNNYDKHKRRRSKKKQFKEEISAKKQLNVDHRYPGLTPGLAPVGLSDEEDSSEEEKGF
- the MET18 gene encoding Met18p (similar to Saccharomyces cerevisiae MET18 (YIL128W); ancestral locus Anc_2.233); translation: MILKSLVDSYLANIDINKEKTDELGSSIANAINSGDFKILDVIINLKNEFISEDEKKRQQSLHCLSNILNNLSSATLKKNELNVIFNFYQSKIDELNNMTEILSGFNSLTTMDSVSMLEISTLLNIISNEYEPSKFLTPTRYQTFLILSNIIEKYKIEMKEDPKFLELFVSTFLHIANGEKDPRNLLLSFKINKTITTNFKNIEQFAEDLFDVLFCYFPITFRPPKDDPYKITAEDLKSALQSTIASTPLFAADAFSNLTDKLKASSTVVKSDTLSALNECINNFGAKYCLTEYVPLWNAIKFELMRNSEGGDVGLATIIPGNVNINSDVSNYQLAINIVISLARVLSEFDINAFNKFFNYILGELKPNFKYNKDLKQSSTVLSALGSVNAQSFNKVITNSLPLFLQNTSETNQLKLIIMNLSFFFDSYIAVYGSAEKDMLNNTVIESSLTPYKDEILMILGKALTGSSEVEVTLRTLSIVQFTKMIKMKEFLSEEEVSLIVQYLSETILEDKNKNIYYACLEGLKVISDIYEPIVYEISLKRMLSLLPNEINATINLSEGKTIEKELILKIILDYTTSRHCLVKESIYGICEKLYEIAPLENSNNYCFILITALYTLLENNISLIKDEEGKEIKNTIEDRLLSTLINNSSILNDNHNLNLLSIALFFINASSDRSGHQSALEKINDLFIEKYQIFNKHSRLVIPYTKLISGLDKDCKFNNCDKYFESCIILLQKHSDEIVQFNKLGYLELLMVMSNKWLDEKYVSDSLDNLDWSNLSSINLEILTWITKALVIKNSKYSAGPLEKFVNLLENDKVGDFVAKLFEVFVVDIGSYCSKKGISRSNNVKVLYKQKFFNYVFPEIVSKYKLVTDLNIKSNYLTALSMILKHVPNLLLELVIQELVPMLLEALKMQNADVKISSLETLNSVCEKNSVLTTKYFHTLVPLLLKLLKKSNTNNVRVRLLTMQLLQLIALSVPINYSQSMKNNVLTELLDTLDDPKRIIRKKGIDTRQIYFEIGQTPSS
- the ASG1 gene encoding Asg1p (similar to Saccharomyces cerevisiae ASG1 (YIL130W); ancestral locus Anc_2.231), translated to MNQKKVSPRRLQGTSDEVKGITLDDFSNQIQLKAIPSNDGSQKFELNYMNSNKLSNVASVTQKKRRRVTRACDECRKKKVKCDGQNPCIHCTVYSYKCSYDQPVKKNNTNHNTSGFSKKLNQTVTSSNNSSKKVNSREGLGKSTLTFAKTNLNSSTSSNKRKSNLLKNLDAKELKQAIDKYKFLLSDLFEQLPDPDSVDIETFAALYNKNKNDGLRLQFTSILNETLSQYGQLPEVNSSNKISSHVPPSITHYDVVENIDDSAHSQIGREIKIILPPKNVVLHFISYTWENCCVLFRFYHRPSFLKKLDALYETDPDDYTEEQIKFLPLCYATIAVGILFYEDKKDRNSTSKFSKDLNVGATYLDESLKSKFNEYKLIDGMGSVDVQMRSSLIQDEGYKFFIASRKLIDMTNVRGRHSIQTIIILLFFCQCSARLTTCYSYIGAALRAALKEGYHRRVDPNNTTLNPIEIEMRKRIFYTIYKLDVYVNSMMGLPRSLSEDDFDQELPIEISDECITENGYLSEQEGQQLSSISIANYHTKLYLILADIVQRLYSIKKKNRSITENTVISLENKLRKWADSLPHELKPGAVDVPQKYERANKLLHLSYLQVQLILYRPFIHYLSRNLRVPSNIGPYEIARKSIAVSRNVMQLVQLLMSNNLLPDAYWYGVYTVFFSIAGLLYYVQQVHPTSKEEAQEYYAIVNEIEIGRSVLLELKDSSAAANRTYCLLNRLFEKLNLKTLSLAKDHSDDHNLDTNMKEKDEVSGRFGANPDINITYSNKLPSSHRIFDSDSAKKSTKQESLENLNINEFSLPTDMESKPDNRMHGNVFNSEEMNNYHRKTDVNFDNFLQNILTQMPFSNNSNDISTDFNDPINECNPIELDSFIKDMFQI